The Euzebyales bacterium genome contains a region encoding:
- a CDS encoding FCD domain-containing protein, with protein sequence MAELSALMHEARRHPDGDDELHRDRWSSLNHEFHQRMYAATGRTHTVRVVLQVMDLVEPYSRMYVHLLGGVELASDEHDAMVDALRDRDPETLAGRVRDHLEHARRELLDERWWNEGQFDVPPAGAGAAPTTGGEG encoded by the coding sequence CTGGCCGAGCTCAGCGCGTTGATGCACGAGGCGCGCCGCCATCCCGATGGCGACGACGAGTTGCACCGCGACCGCTGGTCGAGCCTCAACCACGAGTTCCATCAACGCATGTACGCGGCGACGGGACGGACGCACACCGTGCGGGTCGTGCTGCAGGTGATGGACCTGGTGGAGCCCTACTCGCGGATGTACGTGCACCTGCTCGGCGGCGTCGAACTGGCGTCCGACGAGCACGATGCGATGGTGGACGCGCTACGCGACCGTGATCCCGAGACGTTGGCCGGGCGGGTCCGTGACCACCTCGAGCACGCGCGCCGGGAGTTGCTCGACGAGCGCTGGTGGAACGAGGGGCAGTTCGACGTGCCGCCGGCCGGCGCGGGCGCGGCACCGACTACGGGGGGCGAGGGATGA